The genomic region AAATGTAATAAAAATGAAATTTTGGGAAGTTCTTCATTATAGGAATTAATCTTGTTAAAATGGCTAATAAATGACATATAGTACAAATTTAGTAGTTTTTTATAAATAATAAACTGAGTATATCACATATTCAGTCTGATCCCCTTGAAATTACCTATAGTGTTTATTATAGCTCCTGCTAAGCCTGCATTTGGCATTTAATGAGAGCACGAATAGTTACTCTAAACGCATTAGTTTTTGGTAAAATTCGACTTGCAATTTTTAGTAATTTAAAGTTAACATTTAGAGAAAATCGTTTTTGTAAACTCAATATATTTATTTTATTTAACTAAAAGACACCCTGAATTTATTCTCAATAATAATTAAAAAATTAACAAAAACTATTAAATGAACACAAAATCACTACTTTAGAGTAGCCAACTTAATAAAGTCTTTTTATAATGAATATTATCACTTTACAAGTTTTATATATAAAGGGGGGATTTATTGTGACTAAAGCTTTTAATGATGATATACGGTGTAATTCTTGCAACAGATTAATTAGAAAATATGACGAAACTTGTGTCGCCTGTGGGGCTAAAAATAACCAAAATAAAAAACCCTATTATAGCTTAATATCATTTTTATTTTGTCTATTTTTTGGCTATTTAGGATTTTCTTATTTAGGCAAAACCCCTAAAATAGGTTTTACATTTTTATTTATATCTATTGTTTTTTTGTTAATTGCCTTATTAATATTTAAAACGAACAAGTTTACTAATAAGTACTAGATTTGTTCGTTTTAATACCAATAAGGAAAATATTATTTTGTCCTATTTCAAATCTACACTCATTTTTTATACAAACATAAGTAGACATCATTAAAATCCATAAAATTAGGAACAAAAACCATAGAAAAAATTCAGTTTTCATTTTCATAGAGCTTCCCCTTCAGTGTCTGTGAACTGCTATTTCTAAATCAAAGATTATAGAAATAGCTTCTTGTTTCATCCCATGATAGCTTTTTAGGCTCTAAAAGAACGGTCATCCACTAGAGCATGGTCCACAAGCTTTACTTCAGGCAGTTCCTGCCTTAGTTTTTATTTCTTTATAATAATTCATCAACAATCTAAAAACAGTATCTTCAAGGCTTATACGAAAAAAATATTCTACTTATTTAGATAGGCATTACTGGAAACCTTATTTTTGGTCTAGAAGTTATTGCCTTATCTCTACTGGAGGAACTTCTATTGATATCATCAAAAAGTATATTCAAAATCAAAACAAATCTATTTATTAGCAAATTCATCTCCACCTAAATTTCATAGAAATTATAAGTGGAAAATTCTTTGTTATTTTTAGGTAAAGCTACTCTATCCCAAATTTTTTAGTAAATCTTTTAGTATAATACAAACTATGGAATAGAATTAATATAAATTGATATTATTTTATTTTGATATTTAATTTTGTTTTATTTAAAAGTGGAGTTAATTAATGAAAATTAATGATTTTTTAGATTTTAAAAAAGAAATTACAGAAATAGTGCTTGAAGTAGTCAAGGATTATCATAAAGCAGGAAAAGAAAATAAAATAAAAAAATCAACCAAAAATAAACAAGAAAATTCTAAAACCCCTGCTAAGTTGTACTTAAATCCAAAAATTAATCAATTAATTATAAAATGTGTCAAAACCCTAAAACAAATTGACCCTATATCTGGATGGTTTGTACATCTACTGGTAATAAGTGGGTGTAGGGGCGCCGAACTGCAAAAAGTAAAAATGCAAGATATTACAACTTTTTTAAGCAAAACCGGAAAAACTTTATACAACATAAAAGTAAATGTGGCCAAAAAAAAATTTACTACTTGTACTAGAGAATTTATTATAACCGAAAAAGAATTTACTGCTATTCAAAAAGTACACGAAACTTACTTCAAAAAGAAAAATCTTAATACTAGCCGCACTTATTTTTTTCAAAAAACCAAACATAGGTTTAAAGATAATCGAATTAGCATTGACCATATTGCTAAAAAATTCAAAAAGTTACTTAGAAAATGGGGGTTTGAGACACGTAAATCACTTCATTTGTGTAGAAATATATTTATTTTCAATTTAAAATCTAGTGGCTACAACTCTTTTCAAATTAAAGAACTTATGAAATATTCTTCAACATATGAAATTGATAATATTTATGGACTATCTCACGCAAGTAAAATTCAAGCGTATGAGTGCATAAAAAATAGTATTGCCTTATAGCTTAACCAGTTAAGCTTGAATATCTTTATTTTTGACATATAATCCTTTATATTCATTTATATATCTTTAACAATTTTTTTTCAGTGTTCCTATTCAATGGGGACACTGACACTATTTGCAAATGCTATATTGCTAGGGAAAAATACTGTACCACTTGTTGGTAGTAGTCCCTTTAATCTATCTGATATTGCCCTTTTCTTAGGGTCAAGAGTAAACACAAACTCTCTAAATTTATAATTTAACTGCTCAATTAGTGGATATGTATTCGTAATATTGTAAATTAGCATCTTCAACCTATCTTTAATGGGCTTTTCTCTTTTTTTATTTTCGTTTTGGATTCTATTTAATTCTTTTTATAGACTATCAATCTCCATTAAATCATACGCAAGATTTTCAGCAGATTGATTATCCTTAATTTCAAGGTCTGCACAATCAACATATTCTATAAATTCTCTTGCCCAATCAAACTCAACTCCAGAACTATAAAAATCACTCCTTTCTACTAAATCTTCAACGAGATTTAGTAGAAAATCATTGTCACCATTATTTAATTTTAATAAATTGACCGCATTGTTTTTAACAATTTTATTTCTTAAATTGGAAACTTCAAATTCACATTTATTAACAAATTCTAACACTTTTGCTATCAAAAGATTATTTCTTTTAATCTTACAGTTAACTGGTGCAGCATCTATTAAAAAGAATAAATTACAATACTCAAGCCCAGTACACGCTAGTTGCACTTGAGCCTGCACATAGTATTTGAAAAAATACTTACTGCTTAAAAAATTGCCATTTTTATTATACTCATCAATAGCACTACTCATATAATTAGAGTCGCTACTTTTAATCTCTAATAGTTCTAAATCACTATCATTATTAATAAACCAGCCATCAATTATTGCACCTACTAAATTTTC from Borreliella mayonii harbors:
- a CDS encoding transposase, with product MRKKYSTYLDRHYWKPYFWSRSYCLISTGGTSIDIIKKYIQNQNKSIY
- a CDS encoding tyrosine-type recombinase/integrase, encoding MKINDFLDFKKEITEIVLEVVKDYHKAGKENKIKKSTKNKQENSKTPAKLYLNPKINQLIIKCVKTLKQIDPISGWFVHLLVISGCRGAELQKVKMQDITTFLSKTGKTLYNIKVNVAKKKFTTCTREFIITEKEFTAIQKVHETYFKKKNLNTSRTYFFQKTKHRFKDNRISIDHIAKKFKKLLRKWGFETRKSLHLCRNIFIFNLKSSGYNSFQIKELMKYSSTYEIDNIYGLSHASKIQAYECIKNSIAL